The Musa acuminata AAA Group cultivar baxijiao chromosome BXJ3-6, Cavendish_Baxijiao_AAA, whole genome shotgun sequence region ttttaatttatttaattagatatatttgtgtttcaaaaattatgtatgaatttttataatttaattagttttaaatttaatatcatgaatttaaaatttttaattcatgGATTTAAGTTACtctttgataatttaaaatattaaaatctaatttgataagaataGTGTAACTAAGGTCTAACCTGAGTTAGGTTGATTTGTCAAACCGAATCGATTCAGCCCTTGTGGTCCTATATAAATCAGTCTTTATAGCTAGGTACGATCCAACTCACGTGGTCGTGTAAGACTCAATCCATGTGACAATGTATGACCTAACCCATGTGATGAAGTATGGTTCGACTTACGTGGTTAAGTACAACGTAATTAATGTGAGCAGACACGATCTCAATTCATATGTCTAGGTATGACCCAACCAACGAGCCAAGCGTGACCCAACTTGTGAGTGAAGCTCAGACTAGTCCATAAAGTTAGGCCCACCCAACTATGTGATTAGCGCTAAACACATCGTCGCTTCTCTATTTAGCACATTATGCCTTAATCTAATATATTACTTGGGACAAGCACATGCTGCCTATATTACCCATTCAAGACTGTTTGTTCGGTTTGGATTaacactatacgacatagtctaattttctctctttttattagtttgagctcattaattgattGAATTAGATAGGCTTGATTAGATAAAGTTGGTTTACGATGATTCCTAACCAACTTGACTAGCTAAAACTTACTTAACATAATCGAAAttaattaaatctaaattagactagtctAGGGTGATTCTAGATCGGttataaggatttgatgttgGCTCTATTAAGTCCTAATTGATTAACTCTAGTTCAAGTCAATTAAGCTATTTCAATTAGGATTCTGCTTGATTAAAGATTATTGAAAGATTGATGtctcatgtttctatgatttgataaACTTACAATGTAATATATGCAACTATGCTACTGGTTCATATTGGAAATACAACATATTAAAAGAGCTATGAGCTCATTACAGTGTGGAGCCAccaatgtgttaggatcaagttaaTGCTAAAAGGAGGGGTTAATTAGTGCTTTTGGAGAACTACATCGATCGTGaaaattcatatgataaaaccctatcggaaagatgtttaagcttaaagatgttcgtaggagagtgatgaagaagtaaagtagttgcaaagtaagcaaatagcaaagaagagaaggcacactaattttatagtggttcggtagtcgtgacatacatccattcccgattcctcctccattgaggccatcggcattcattaatggtcttccttcaatgggtgaagaccaattattctcttacaactcttttctccttttgacatgcTCAGGAGAGAAACTTTACACCCTCTTTTTATAAAGTTTCCCTCACACTCTTCAAGGGTTTACAACTTTCGAATTACAAAGTTTTATTCTACTTTCTTGCTCTCTTAAGTAGGAAAGATTGAGATATTTATAtatcccaaatgacttcaaaaattagaaccaaaatttaaatccccgagatttcgaggtattggtagtaccaccgcctgtgttgggcgataccaccgcctaacatagtcttggagactatgtcttaTAGATTGagttgctggcggttccaccgcttgacccaacttttgggtcattgaatgaatctttctcttagcccaaaacaacCCCATCTTAAGCCCAatgggcccataattgagttaaccTAATTACAttcaaactaactcaattagaactctAAACTAATTTgatttagacaaattattacacagcacaaatcatatgttgtccgacatatcattccttcttccggcgcatcgtcctctccttcaatgcattgctcaatcggcatgttgacttctTGCAATATTCGATCTCCTTAGTATAAAGTCTGATTcttctagcccgatgcccaaactcacggCACAAAATCCTTTTGTCGGAATGTcaaccaatcttctaatatgtaaaatccggcccaacatctgattcctcttgcttcaatcaatttacctctcctgatcgaagctagtcctacgtcactcaaaacacatattagatcacaaactcatcaattgatttcatcatcaaaatccgagattcaacacaattgaCATAGTCTAGCAGATCATACATCAATCATGGTCCCTCATAATAATTTATCACACTATTTCTTAGATGCATATGTGAATGAATGGATaaataaatgaatgatcatgattgTTTATATATCCTATTGAGTGTAGATAGGGCGATTCCCTATCTACGTGACGGTTAGATAGTTCATCTATCaattattgaaaaaaaatatGTCCTCATTTGGGctagtgagggataccactccatccactATCAGAAGTATGATATAGGTTCTCTCCATCTGTTACTGAAATGAATCCATCTCGTAGAGTATGTCTCTTTATTCATCATTCGTCATTGGAAGAGTACATCATCGAGTGTGATATGCGTTTTTGTTATAtgattattatgtatgtgttgcatgtaaCAAatgcattattatttttattatataagaattattattattattttaatgtaTGAGTTTTATAATAgatcgatatattattatttcatattaaacaatttatatttatatatattatgaataGTGAATgttatttttatgatttcttaaagaattatgtgtgattgctgatatgtttttatcttatatttttttttaagtaaTCTATTACTTTATAATATAAGTTTCGATGAAAGAAATTTGTTTGTCACTTATGACTCTaccaattttttaattaataaaatatttattaatataaagacatgaatttgaatttagaatgaaaaaaaagagtataaataagaataataaaaatgatgatttattatttttttataaatcagggACGCGACAGAAATGGTAAAAGCCGAAGAGAATATGTGCTGATTAGAAATGTCTGTTAGAAGTCAAACACACTGTTACAATTGCGGTACAGTGGAGATCGACTAATACATGACTTCTTCATCCTACTTTCCTGGGAATATTAGAGTGCAGAATGATTTCCTCACGAAGTGGGCAATCAATCAGTCATAGACTTAAACTGATGAAtagttcctttttctttctaGATGTTAAAAAGTAGATACACAGTGTGGCAGAAAAAAAGATGCTTAATTATGAGGACAATTGGCTTTAGAGATTCCTCCATATTAAACTTCCCGTAGAAGTATGCTAATCGTTTTCGTAATATGAATGATTCGTTGCCTGGGAATTACGATTTCTTGTCACTAGTTTTTCTATATAAACACCTGTTGGTGAAGGCTGCATCGGTAGGAAGAAGTGTTAGTAGGCAATGGGTGCTGTGTCATCACGAAGGAGAGAAGCTAAGGAGGATGCCAAAAACAAAGTTCCACACAAGTTTCAGGCCATCAGTGGGACGGCAGCAAACCCCTCCACGGATGAGAGTCTCGAGGACCACATCTCCTCGGGCAGCTTCTTAAGCAACAACAGGAAGGTTAGCCATAGCATCTGTCCTCCTCGGTGTGATTAACATGCATCAATTTCTTCGTTTATTGTTTGTTTTATTCCTGTCAAGTTTGGAGAGGAAGAAAAACATTCAGCTGATGCATTTCACATGTGATGCAGAAGTATTGGGTGGATGAGAAAACTGGGGCAAACTGCTTCGCTTTGGTTGCTAGAGACCTATCGATCACTTGGGGTGATGACCCAAGATACTGGCAGTGGCTTCCGATGAAAGAAGCAGGGTAATCTCTTCCTCCCTCACTGTAATTTTCTTCCAAGCAAGACACCGAGAATGAACAGTTGTTCCTGTTGTTCGTCAGGGAAGTGGAGATCGAAGTGGCATCACTGAAACAGGTGTGTTGGCTGGAAATCCATGGAAAGCTTGAGATGTCTCATCTTACACCTGCGGTCACGTACGATATCTTCTTCGAAGTGATGATAAGCAAGGAAACTGCTTCTGGCTGGGGAACACCGGTGAATCTGAGGGTGAAGTTCCCCGACGGAAGAGTTGAAGAGCACAAGGAGAGCCTGCTAGAGAAACCTAGAGGACGGTGGATTGCTCTTACAGTGTGCAAGCTCAAGACACGCCCCGAAGCAGCAGGAGAAATGGAGATCTCCTTGCTCGAGTGCGAAAGTGGACAGTGGAAGCGAGGCCTCATCGTTAAAGGTGTCATCGTTCGCCCCACCAACTGATTCGTCTTATCTCTATTAGTATTCTGTATGATGAGTGAAGCGTGCATGAAATGTTATCTATCACCTTCTGTTGTGACTTGCTGAACGTAGAAACTGATGACCCACAAAATAAGAACAGGAAAGATGAAGATTAGAggcgaagaagatgaagaagaatatTCTTCTCTCTCTTATTGTGTTGAACGTAAATCTCTATTCCTTCCCAACTACTAAATCGCAATCAATTTAAATTCGATGGGAGGATAAACTAAAAATATTGTTTTGTGCATTTTTAATAATGTAAAAAAtctatattattatatttgaagGGAATATATACGTAATAATTACGATATAAAAAAAGCATTTTATTTATTCAATATGGTTTTTATATTTGTGCATGGACTGATTTCATTTATCTAATGTGCTATCCATATATGTGTGGGCTCACAAACCTAAACTAAACGAAAGTTGTAGCAATATTATATCATTTAAATGATTAATGGACACGtattattcattatttttattttggatgaTGACTAGATTGGATgtcgcattagataaaaatgttcTTATGCCTACACATCGAGGACTACTTGTGACCAAGAATGGATTCATAAGAAGACAGTATGTGTGGCCCACCCACGCTTAACTTCTTACCCCTCATGAGTTGAGCAAGAAATCTAACACAAAAGCTGTATTTTCGGAATATTGCTTTGTCGGGGAGTCTAAAATGTTTGAAGAATTTTGATATAGATGTTAAAGAATCCAAGAACTTGTATCGCAGGAAACATGttatcagatatatatatatatatatatatatatatatatatatatatatatatatatatatatatatatatatatatatatatatatatatatatatatatatatagtaaactaTTTTTATGTTTTTCCCTCGATTTAACTTTACTGTATATCCATATAAATACACATAAACCTACATGTATGTTCTTATCGCCAATATTTATGTATTTTATGAGTCTCTTGTAATGGTAGGACTTTTAGGGATATTTCATGTGTTTGAAtatttaaattttgatttttttttcaatttaaacTAGTAGTTGAGAATCATGCTTAGTATTTCTCATGTTGATTATATTTAGAGGAAAATTAATGACACGGATATATAGCCATATAGCTTATTCTGTTTAACTCacatattttataaaatctaaaaacttcGTATATATTCattcaaatataaataatttctcGAAAACTCTTATATTGAAAATGACAAATGATGACCGATTAACTGAGGCTAGAAAGAGAGTTCATAAGACTTCGACTCTCCtgtaaaaataaataatgacTTACCAATTAATATTAGAATATGAGTTCACAAATTCAGCACTAAAACCTTATAAGTACTTACGTACTCATGTATGATAAATAATGATTTATCATATGTTAGTATGGTTAACCTACATTAACTAATTATCATATAACTATTAGTTGGAGCtacaatattatttaaaaaataatatgatcgtgaaaatattagaaatattttaaatggttaaatatttttaaaactatTATTTAACATTAATTATAGTTTTTATAAAGATTATTAGAAAGATGTTAACaagaacttaccaaaaaaaagatgtTAACAAGATAGATATATGTGAAGGATATTATACTTGGAGAGATATGTATATTAATATATCTATATTTGTGATACCAAATTTACAAAGACAAATATGTTATTTCCACATTTCGAAAGGATTGATGCGTAAATCATCACTATATCGAGTAAAATATCCAACAGTACAACCACGTAGAATGTGAAGCCCTATCTTTTTCTTTTACCACTTTCAGTTACCCGCGGACCAGATCTCAAGGACGGGCCCATGGGACCGATGCTATGCCCAATAAAAGAAAGGTAAGTTTATCGGGTACTGTTAAAAGTAAAAAAGACATTTCTATATACGATTCTCCTTCGGCTTGCTAGCGAAGATAAAAACTGCCATTCGAAACCGAGAAGCCACAAAATTAAATAGCAGTGCTTTAACACCCCAGAAAAGAAACCCGCAAAAGATACCTTAGTCCGAAAATAACTAAGGGGAGAGGATCCATCAACAATTAAGCACGTGTTCTGCGAGATCGATGGTCGGAATCGTAAGGGTATCTTTTCGGGTACGTTTCGTCGGTGCCTGATGCATTTCTAAAAAATAATGATACCAATAAAGCGTCAACCACCGAAAGCTGTGTTCGGTGTGCTGTTAATTCTGCTCTTTCTTTCATTTGTGCCATGTCTTTTCCTCCGTCCCTGCGCTCCTTTGCGTTGTCTCTCTCGCTTTCGCCTTCCCAAACCCTCCTACCCTTACGGTCTCTCCCTCGCTCTCAAGATCGTATTTTTCACCTTGTATTCGATCTCCGTTTTCGGTCGTTCCAAGGCTACTCACTTGGCATGGCTTCTGCTGCATTGCTGGCAGAGAACGCGGTTCTGTTGATCTCCCACTCTTCGCTGTAGCCCAGAAAAGCAGagcggagagagagaggagagaagcgGGAAAGTTGGTGAAATTGGTTTGGTTTCATCGGAGCACTGGGATATTTTTCAGATGGCTCTCTGTTCCTTCTTCTGCTGTGGGAAGACATCTGATAGGTGCGTTGTCTTTTGACATGTTACAGATTAGGTATTGGATTCGGGTGAAGGTATATCGTATTTGGTGATTTTTTGGATGGTTTGATGACGAAAAGACTGCGGCTTTGGTATGTAGGAGGGATAAGTGGAAGAAGAATTCCTCAACTTGGAGGGTGTTCTCTTTAAAGGAGCTGCAGTCTGCCACCAACAACTTCAATTACGATAACAAGATCGGGGAAGGGGGATTCGGCAGTGTGTATTGGGGCCAGCTCTGGGACGGATCTCAGGTGATACGAGATCATGCCATCTCTGTTTCTTCACTGACTTCCTTTATTTGTTCGTTTAAATTTATCAGCCTTCAATATTAGATTACCGCTGCATGCTGTTGTTGGAGTTGATAAGATGATCGATTCAAGATTTTGATTTTATGTGAGTTTGGATCGTTAGAAGAATTGCGCTCGGAATAAAGTGAGTTCTCGTTGTTGAGAAATTCCAGGATTATGACTTCTATTTGGATCACAATCATTGATATGGTTGTTAATCTTTCTAGTAGATAGTCTAATCTGAAGCAATGTGGGTCCTAAGTGGCTGTTGGTTCGTAGTTCTCAAGATATAGTGGAGTTGATCTCTAGTGATAGGAATGAACTAATTGAGAAATGCTTGATAATTGAGGTGTGACCCATAAAATACACACTCGTTTGTTCTTCTTCATCATTCCTCAAGCAGCTTATTACTTACAATTGCTGAAGAAACCATCAtgtccctttttttttccctattGGAGATCTATGGTCCAACCGAATCCTTCCTTTCATAAGAGCAACAAAGAGAATCTGGAATAATATATGCTCAAGTTGCTTATCGTCGCCCCACCAACATAAgggaaaagaaagaagaggataCATAATTTATATTACAGATGAAATTTAAAATCACCCATAACTGTAGATAGATTAATTAAAGCATTGCAATATCCCATGGTATAGGAGATGACATTCATGCATTTGTGGTGAAGTATTTCTTTTCAATCTGATGGGATCACAAGCTCTCTACTGTAATCTCATTATATTGTAGACTGTAGATTCAATCAAAGATTACTTTTCTGGAACTAAAGATGGCCACAGTAGATTGAGATCTTACAACCAGTTGCATGTGAATTGGAGTCCAACTGGATCTTTTGATGTCATGAAGTTGGTAATCTTTTGaggttataaatatatttttttcttttttcttcttttctaatCAGTTGCTCATGTCTTTGTCTTCTCTGTGAGCCTCCCCTCCTTGTTCCAaaacccaaaaaaagaaaaatctaaaagcATCCTGGCATTTTCGTTGGCAGTACATGGAGCATGAAAATTTGAACAGTCAATCTAGATGATACTTTAAGGCTCTTATTTCTTGTCACACAAGTTTTGAACTTTTATCTGTAAAATTAATTTTTCATAGGATAGATATGCTACatgattattataatttataatatgaTACATTGGAGTAAGCTAATAGAAACCAAATTTGCTAAAGAATGCAAAAATCTTATATGTTTGTGATACTTCAATAAATTTTCTTGTTACTGTAAGCGTGCTGTACTTGAATCTCTTTCTTGAGATTGACTACCTATTTCATGGCATATCCATATTTGGCACCTATTATAAATGCTAACCttcttatgatttatattttcaaGGTCCATAACCATTAAGCACTCTAGAATCATCTATTACCAACCGACATGAGGGTCTTCAGCCCATAGTAACTGAAGAGACACATTTGCCCCCAAGGAATAGCTCCTGAAGCATGACTCCACAATCATAGCAGAATGACAAGTGATGAACTCTTTTCACTTCTTAGGAGATTTTGGACATGCCTTCACCAACCGGTGGTGAAGAAGTTATGCGTTGGTTGAATGAGTGAATTAAATTGTCGGTTACATGTAGATAGACTAGATTTACTTTGAGACGATGTGTGCATATTTTGAAACAGGTTGTCAGCTTTGACCGAATATTGTTCACCATGTTTCTCGAGTTGGTTCTTCTGTAAAATCTCTTCACGGTAGTCCATTGGCTGCATAACAATGTCTGAAGtttgattttcttttatttttgtttatatattttatataaaataccaAATTTTgggttttgcttttttttttcccagATTGCAGTCAAAAGATTAAAAGTCTGGAGCAACAAGGCTGAACTGCAATTTGCTGTTGAGGTTGAGATTTTGGGCAAAGTGAGGCATAAGAACCTCTTAAGTTTGCGAGGATACTGTGCTGAAGGACAAGAGCGTCTTATAGTTTGTGACTATCTGCCAAATCTCAGTCTAATCTCACATCTGCATGGACATAATTCAGCTGAGTGCCTTCTTGACTGGGACAGGAGAATGTCCATTGCCATAGGGTCAGCTGAGGGGATCGCGTAGGTCTACATACTCATGAACACCACCTTCAGCATTATTTTACATGTTTCCTGATACATACCTTGATCCTTTTTCTTGTTTGACAGCTACCTTCACCACCATGCAACACCTCGTATAATCCATAGGGACATAAAAGCAAGCAATGTTTTGCTAGACTCCAATTTCCAGGCACGAGTTGCTGATTTTGGCTTTGCCAAGCTCATCCCTGATGATGCAACTCATGTTACAACAAAGGTGAAAGGCACCCTTGGCTACCTTGCACCCGAGTATGCCATGTATGGAAAGGCCTCAGAGAGTTGTGATGTATATAGCTTTGGAATAGTCCTTCTTGAGCTTGCTAGTGGAAAGAAGTCTATAGAGAAGCCGAGCCCAACAGTGAAGCTACCAATTACCGAGTGGGCTCTACCTTTGGCTAGGGAGAGAAAGTTCAAGGAAATTGCAGATCTGAAGCTCAAAGGGAACTATGCAGAGGCAGAACTGAAGAGAATGGTGCTCGTTGCTCTCATATGTGCGCAGAGCATGCCCGAAAAGAGACCAACAATGCTGGAGGTAGTGGACTTGCTTAAAGGGGAGTCCAAAGAGAACCTATCTGATTTGGAGAACGATGAAATGTTCAGGCCTGAGCCAGCTGGGATTTCTCAAGTACTGTCAGGTCCTAATGGTAGCTCCGATTTCATATCCGAAGAGAAGAATTCCGAAGCAAATGCAAATGAAATGGGCTCATAGATGCAAAGCATATCATCTCGTAATACATGCGTGAACGAGTTACATGTCCAGATggatcttcctcttcttcgcttTGAGTGACGTATCTGCCTTCTGGTTTGAGAGTTTCCTGATTGTAAATGGAGTAATGCATTGAAGTTAATGTTTTGGTTGTCAGTGTTTTATGTTGGTtttaaattctgaacttagattgTTGCTCGAATACAAGGACATGATGATCTGAGTCAATATGATGCCAGTGGCATGGCACTTGCTCTTCTTTTTGTGCTGAGCAAGCTGTGTAAGAAGCATGTTATTTGGAAAGATATAATTGGGCAATATGCAGCATTTTCTCTCCCCTCATCCCCCCTGCATAGCTTTGGTCCTTCATATGAAAGTATTATCATGCAACAGGGCATTTTGAGCCACTAGCCAACATGTGAATGAAAACTTTTAAGCATTCGTGAGGAATTTGACTGAGTTTGAATGGCTTCTTCAGAAACACGACAATAGTTTCAGGTTCGGTTCAACGAAGAATGAGAGACTTTCTTTAAATTTCTTCTAGAAGTACAGGGATTCTTCAATCTGTGCCCGTTCCATGGCTAATGATTCTTCAAAGGAAAAAGCATCACATTCTGCAGAGCACCAAATCCTTTGCTAAAGTAAAAGAAAAGGAATGGTATGCAAGGAAAGAATATGGACATGGTATTCTTTTCCGACGACCCCATCTTGGACAAGGTCAAGGAAAGAATATGGACATGGTATGCAAGGAAGGGCATGAGGAGGAATTGCAGTTGTTTGGGAGACAAAGCAGTGGTCTTCTGACATCAACATAACATATATTACACATCAAATTACCTCCTCTAAGTTGACTGCACTTTCTATTTGACGCCTTCAAATAAAATCATCTACATGTTCAATTAATTTTGATGAGTTGGTTGCCGCCACAGCATCGGGTAATTGTCCACATTCTACCGTgacaacgagagagagagagagagagagagagagacattaaTTGTGTTGATTCCCCTGGCCCGCGTGTGCTAGATATTTTAGGATGGAAAGAACCTTCTCTTGCCCTGTTTTGAGCAGTCCTAATCTTGCTAGCTCATGACATCAAAGATGGGAGAGAGTGGGTAGATGAATTAGAGACAGATTAAGCAGCTTTTTCTCTGAATTAGATGGACTTCAGCTTTCTAATGTCCATGTTGAAAAGTATTGGAAGAAGCAGTTGGCAGGGGCTCTCACAAGAACTTGCTGATCAAAATTGGACTTTTAAGCTCCTCAACCACAAAATCTCAACAATTACACTAGTCATGAGTGTCCAAGAACATCAACTGTGAGTCATATCACATCTGCACCATGATTCCTAACATGAAAATAACAGAAAAAGCAAAAGCTCATCATAGtttctgaagaagaagaagccacagcAGCCGCAGCGACATATTTCTtctccttgaaatgattaaaacagGTTGTTTATAACTTGAGAGCAATGGTCAGcacaaggaaaaagaaagaagaagaagaagaagaagaagaagaagaagaagaagaagaagaagaagaactggaCATGGGTTAGCTTCTATGGATTTACACCCTCTAAGTTCATATAGCAGCACAAGGGAGCTGATCGACACAAAGGATCAAAGGAGCTTCCCACCTTTCGTCTTCATCATCTTCTTGAATTCATCGAAGCTCACCTTGCCATCCCCATCCCTGTCCACCCTCCTTATCATGTCTCTGCAGTCCTCCAGCCTCGCCCCTTGCTTCAGCCCTAGCGAGGTCAGCACCGTGGCCAGCTCCTCCGCTGCTATCACCCCATCTCTGTTACCATCGAAGACGTCGAAGGCCTCTTTCAAAGccgtctcttcttcctcctctccgccACCATCTCCACCGCTTGGTCCTTGACCTCTCCCAAGCGCAGCGTACAGCTCGCGGAACTCCCCGAGGTCTATGAGGCAATCTCCATTGGTATCGACTCTTTCCAACATACGCATCGCCTCATTGCCCGTGACCGCGAGGCCCAACCTCCTGAGCGACTCCTCCAGCTCCTTTACGGTGATGAAGCCATCGCCATCCTTGTCGAAGGTCGAGAATATGCTCTGGAGCTCGATGTTGTCGTCCTcgtttcccttctcctccttgtAACATCTTTCCACTGGCTTTGGCGGTGAGGAAGCAGCGGGAAGAAGTGAGCAAAGCCATGGTATTAACTTCGATCGGGGGAGGAAGCAGTAGTAGTTGATGATGCCGCAGGTGAAGATAAATATGGCGAATAATAGGAGGATTTCCATCGCCTCTCactgtgaagaagaagaagaagaagaagaagaagaagaaggggaagagtgGCGAAGCgctcgaggaggaagaagaataagCGACGGCGTTAATATCTCCACTTCAACGAATCATACGCGTGGTTGGAAGCACCGAATCCACGAAACCGCGTGAAACCATCGTAACGGCCCATCCATCGCCTGGACCCACGGTTCGGATCCAACGTAAAACGCGTGCAGCACAAACAAAGAACCGTTCAATCCTCTTCAAGATTCGTGCACTCAAACCCAGAAATGACGGCCCCTCCAAGTAGCGACTCTTCAAGAAACCGCGTGAAACCATACTAACCGCCTATCCATTGCCTCGGGCCCCAGTTGGGATCCGCTGTACAACGTGTGCAATACCGAGAAGCCACTGTTCGATCCTCTTCAAGATTCGTGCATATCCGACTTGGGTGGCACAGTGATGTAGAAGGCCCACAAACGTGGTCGAGCCTTGAGGCCTCATATCACAATAGAAGTAGTATTGTGGTTTAGGCGATGCATATGCTAATAATGTACAATAGAAGTAGTATTGGAATACTTAACATATTAAATATCAttagaaaagatttaatatattaTTCCAATTTTGAAATTATCATTGATTCTCAAAGGGGTTTTGCAAGTTTTAGATGGTTCGCTAAGATGAGCGAGCTCTAATATCAAATTAATTAGAGTTATAATCTTATACTAAATTTTATAATCCTTCACTCTCCCTATCCTTTATTAGAATTGGGACAAGGAATATTAATCATGTATTTTCACCAAATCCAATTAGAATAGGATTACGTaattaaatagaaaaaataattgtaGGTGCAATGGTCCCATCATTTAAATTAGGGCAAAATAAACTCCAATatgatttttcagatttttttttcataaaaaatatagtgGCTTACAAATATCAATTCGTGATAAGTTGACTTTCATACTATTTGTCATGATTTGATAATAACTGACTTATTATCTTATcgataatataaatttatattcaatCCAAGATCTATGTTTACGATATCTTCACTATTGAAGATGTGATCTTATTTGGATTTGCTACAtttttgtggaaggctctgaaatCTTTCTTAAGATTAGATATAGGGGTTTTTTTCCCTCATGTTATTTTTGATGTCCTCATTTCCACTTGAATAACCTTTGCACACTTGTAGAATCTCTGTGAAGGGACTCTTATGAGCCTTGTGTTCTCCATATCATCTGTAaaaaaaagtagatagatttatatatattatcattgatcaagaTGGAGCTCAAACcaatttgtttgatgaattaaTTTGTATCAAAACTATGATAGTAGAGAGAATCAAGTCTGGATGAGAAGAGTGTACTGAGTTACACATCAACTggctttgagagagagagagagagag contains the following coding sequences:
- the LOC135641747 gene encoding calmodulin-like protein 7; this translates as MEILLLFAIFIFTCGIINYYCFLPRSKLIPWLCSLLPAASSPPKPVERCYKEEKGNEDDNIELQSIFSTFDKDGDGFITVKELEESLRRLGLAVTGNEAMRMLERVDTNGDCLIDLGEFRELYAALGRGQGPSGGDGGGEEEEETALKEAFDVFDGNRDGVIAAEELATVLTSLGLKQGARLEDCRDMIRRVDRDGDGKVSFDEFKKMMKTKGGKLL
- the LOC135641693 gene encoding lectin-like, with the protein product MGAVSSRRREAKEDAKNKVPHKFQAISGTAANPSTDESLEDHISSGSFLSNNRKKYWVDEKTGANCFALVARDLSITWGDDPRYWQWLPMKEAGEVEIEVASLKQVCWLEIHGKLEMSHLTPAVTYDIFFEVMISKETASGWGTPVNLRVKFPDGRVEEHKESLLEKPRGRWIALTVCKLKTRPEAAGEMEISLLECESGQWKRGLIVKGVIVRPTN
- the LOC135641746 gene encoding PTI1-like tyrosine-protein kinase At3g15890 yields the protein MALCSFFCCGKTSDRRDKWKKNSSTWRVFSLKELQSATNNFNYDNKIGEGGFGSVYWGQLWDGSQIAVKRLKVWSNKAELQFAVEVEILGKVRHKNLLSLRGYCAEGQERLIVCDYLPNLSLISHLHGHNSAECLLDWDRRMSIAIGSAEGIAYLHHHATPRIIHRDIKASNVLLDSNFQARVADFGFAKLIPDDATHVTTKVKGTLGYLAPEYAMYGKASESCDVYSFGIVLLELASGKKSIEKPSPTVKLPITEWALPLARERKFKEIADLKLKGNYAEAELKRMVLVALICAQSMPEKRPTMLEVVDLLKGESKENLSDLENDEMFRPEPAGISQVLSGPNGSSDFISEEKNSEANANEMGS